One region of Rana temporaria chromosome 11, aRanTem1.1, whole genome shotgun sequence genomic DNA includes:
- the TFIP11 gene encoding tuftelin-interacting protein 11, translating into MSMSHLYGKDEDSDGVEMEKFEITDWDLENEFNPNRRKHYQTKEETTYGIWAERDSDDERPSFGGKKSRDYTAPVNFISAGIRKPAAEEKANSDSDDEIPTKREELPKEFEPKKLRTGGNFKPTQKTFAGGIKSNTDFGSWERHTKGIGQKLLQKMGYVQGRGLGKNAQGIIAPIEAKQRKGKGAVGAYGSERTKQSLKHFPVVDSEDEEEQEFQKELSQWRKDPGGTKKKPKYAYKTVEELKAKGKGGKIISAPQREIAQVKVIDMTGREQKVYHSYSQFSHKHNVPGDSTAPGVKEEKPQGFVLPELEHNLQLLIDMTEQEIIQNDRQLQYEKDMVVNLTHELEKLSEVLGREEKVIYNLSQVLKTVEECEQRLQPGCENPLTLDECARVFQMLQDKYYEEYKMSEKSDLAVALVYPLVKEYFKDWNPLRDPTYGIEVMTKWKDLLEEGHLSHSAQDAAMDPYHRLLWETWVPFLRNIISQWQPRNCPPMVDFLDSWVHLLPVWILDNILDQLIFPKLQKEVENWNPLTDTVPIHSWIHPWLPLMQSRLEPLFSPIRNKLASALQKWHPSDSSAKLILQPWKDVFTPGSWDAFMVKNIVPKLGMCMAEFVINPHQQHMDVFLWAMDWEGMISLSSLVGVLEKHFFSKWLQVLCSWLSNNPNYEEITKWYLGWKSMFSDQVLAHPGIKERFNEALDIMNRAVASNVGPYMQPGARESIAYLTQTERRKDFQYEAMQERREAESIAQRGIGVATVPMNFKDLIQSKAEEHNIVFMPLIGKRHEGKQLYNFNRIVIYIDRGVVYVQGEKTWVPTSLQSLIDMAK; encoded by the exons GTCCCGGGACTATACAGCCCCTGTGAACTTTATCAGCGCGGGAATCCGTAAGCCTGCGGCTGAGGAGAAAGCCAATAGCGATTCTGATGATGAAATCCCAACAAAGAGAGAAGAACTGCCAAAGGAGTTTGAACCAAAGAAGCTGCGGACG GGGGGAAATTTTAAGCCAACCCAGAAAACATTTGCTGGAGGAATAAAGTCTAATACTGATTTTGGTTCCTGGGAGAGGCACACCAAGGGGATTGGCCAGAAACTCCTTCAGAAGATGGGTTATGTACAAGGCAGAGGCCTGGGGAAAAATGCTCAAG GTATTATTGCACCTATTGAGGCCAAGCAGAGAAAAGGCAAAGGGGCGGTGGGTGCTTACGGATCGGAGAGAACTAAGCAGTCTCTGAAGCATTTTCCTGTTGTGGATTCTGAGGATGAAGAGGAACAG GAATTTCAGAAGGAGCTGAGTCAATGGAGAAAAGACCCCGGTGGAACCAAGAAGAAGCCCAAGTATGCCTACAAGACAGTGGAGGAGCTGAAAGCcaaagggaaaggggggaaaaTCATCAGCGCCCCTCAGAGAGAAATTGCTCAAGTCAAG GTGATTGATATGACCGGACGGGAACAGAAGGTTTACCACAGCTACAGTCAGTTCTCACACAAGCACAACGTGCCAGGAGACAGCACAGCACCGGGAGTGAAGGAAGAGAAGCCTCAAGGGTTTGTTCTGCCAGAACTAGAGCACAATCTTCAGCTGCTGATTGACATGACGGAGCAGGAGATCATCCAGAACGACCGGCAGCTGCAGTATGAGAAGGACATGGTGGTGAACCTGACTCATGAGCTGGAGAAGCTGTCTGAGGTGCTGGGCAGGGAGGAGAAGGTCATTTACAACTTGAGCCAGGTCCTGAAGACGGTGGAGGAGTGCGAACAGAGGCTGCAGCCTGGCTGTGAAAACCCACTCACACTGGACGAGTGCGCGCGAGTTTTCCAGATGCTGCAAGACAAGTACTACGAGGAGTACAAGATGTCTGAGAAGTCCGACCTGGCCGTGGCTCTTGTTTATCCTTTGGTGAAAGAATACTTCAAAGACTGGAACCCTCTAAGG GACCCTACGTATGGCATTGAAGTCATGACAAAGTGGAAGGATCTCCTGGAAGAAGGTCATCTTTCCCATAGTGCACAGGATGCAGCCATGGACCCGTATCACAG ACTCCTGTGGGAGACGTGGGTTCCCTTTTTACGAAACATCATCTCCCAGTGGCAACCTAGAAACTGCCCCCCCATGGTGGACTTCTTGGACAGCTGGGTCCACTTGCTTCCGGTTTGGATTCTAGACAATATATTAGACCAACTGATTTTCCCCAAACTGCAGAAAGAG GTGGAGAACTGGAATCCGCTGACAGACACCGTACCCATCCACTCATGGATCcacccctggctgccgctgatgCAGTCCCGGCTAGAGCCCCTGTTCTCCCCAATCAGGAACAAGCTGGCCAGCGCTCTGCAGAAGTGGCATCCCAGTGACTCTTCTGCTAAATTAATCCTACAACCCTGGAAGGATGTCTTCACACCAGGCTCCTGGGATGCCTTCATGGTGAAAAACATTGTGCCCAAGTTAG GCATGTGCATGGCGGAATTTGTCATTAATCCTCATCAACAACACATGGACGTCTTCCTGTGGGCGATGGATTGGGAGGGGATGATCTCCCTGTCCAGCCTCGTAGGGGTTCTGGAGAAACATTTCTTCTCTAAGTGGTTGCAG GTGTTGTGTTCCTGGCTCAGCAATAACCCCAACTATGAGGAGATCACCAAGTGGTACCTGGGCTGGAAGTCGATGTTCTCAGATCAGGTGTTGGCTCATCCAGGTATCAAAGAGCGCTTCAATGAGGCCTTGGACATCATGAACAGAGCTGTGGCTTCCAATGTTG GCCCATACATGCAGCCCGGCGCCCGTGAAAGCATTGCATACCTGACTCAGACCGAGAGGAGGAAAGACTTCCAGTACGAGGCCATGCAGGAGCGACGAGAAGCAGAGAGCATCGCACAAAGAGGCATCGGGGTCGCCACAGTGCCCATGAACTTCAAGGACCTTATCCAATCCAAAGCAGAGGAGCACAACATTGTCTTCATGCCGCTGATCGGAAAGAGGCACGAGGGCAAACAACTCTACAACTTCAACCGTATTGTGATTTACATAGACCGGGGCGTGGTGTATGTCCAGGGAGAGAAAACATGGGTGCCCACCTCTCTGCAGAGTCTTATAGACATGGCCAAGTAG